The following are encoded together in the Culex pipiens pallens isolate TS chromosome 1, TS_CPP_V2, whole genome shotgun sequence genome:
- the LOC120413171 gene encoding malignant T-cell-amplified sequence 1 homolog, which translates to MFKKFDEKESISGVQQLKSSVQKGIRNKLIEQYPHIEGHIDQVLPKKDSFRIVKCHDHIEILVNGAGDQLFFRHREGSWMPTLKLYHKFPFFLPIEQVDKGAIRFVLSGANIMCPGLTSPGACMTPVDKGTVVAIMAEGKTHALAIGQTTLSTEDIAKVNKGVGVENCHYLNDGLWQMKPVK; encoded by the exons ATGTTTAAGAA ATTCGACGAAAAGGAGAGCATCTCCGGCGTGCAGCAGCTCAAGTCCTCGGTCCAGAAGGGCATCCGGAACAAGCTGATCGAGCAGTACCCGCACATTGAGGGCCACATCGACCAGGTGCTGCCCAAGAAGGACTCGTTCCGCATCGTCAAATG CCACGACCACATCGAGATTCTGGTGAATGGTGCCGGGGATCAGCTGTTCTTCCGGCACCGCGAGGGCAGCTGGATGCCGACGTTGAAGCTGTACCACAAGTTCCCCTTCTTCCTGCCGATAGAGCAGGTCGATAAGGGCGCCATCCGGTTTGTGCTGAGCGGCGCCAACATCATGTGCCCGGGGCTGACCTCGCCGGGAGCGTGCATGACCCCGGTCGACAAGGGCACCGTGGTGGCCATCATGGCCGAGGGCAAAACACACGCCCTGGCCATCGGCCAGACGACGCTGTCCACGGAAGATAT AGCTAAGGTCAACAAGGGCGTCGGCGTGGAAAACTGTCACTACCTCAACGATGGACTCTGGCAAATGAAGCCGGTCAAGTAG